The Macadamia integrifolia cultivar HAES 741 chromosome 3, SCU_Mint_v3, whole genome shotgun sequence genome segment TAAAATCAAGTTTCCAATGAAGGTGGAAAATCTGTAAATATATAGAAACTTATAACAGAgtggcagttttgtaattaGCTGGTAGGGAAGAGATGAGAgaatttcagagagggagaagaaaggtTCGGTTATAGCTTCAACCAAAGAACAATACTCATCCAATTTCAATTCAGTTCTTCAAATCTAATCTCTATAATCGTTTTACAGCAATTCAAAGAACTCATTACAAAAAATTGGAAAGCAATTAAAAgatagaaactaatctaaaatagaaactaactaattgcaAAGAAAACCCTACGTATCTGCTTCTAAaacaaattagaaaatcaaacaaactAAGATTGCTTTTTTCCTATTATCAACTACCAACCCTTGCCAGACCAAAAATCGGTTTGGGTTTGGTTGTGTCTTGGCTTAGGCATCCATAGTGGGTCAGTTCGGTCCAGCCAAGCCAAGGCCTCTGCATCATATTGTGCCCTATGGCAAGCTCCATTTGACCTGAGATTCATCATATGATTGATGGGTCCTCTGCACTAAACTTGGGTACCATGTGAGCTGCCATGTGGATGTTATTGGCTCCCTATTGTCCTGGCCTAGCACACAGGCAGTTGTGTTACCAAATAGTTGCAAAGAAATGCACAACACATCTGACAAAAGTTTGCAGTACAGCTGCATTGGCCTCTAATGACCTTGTCTTGTAATTTCTAAcagtagaaattgttgattaTAGAATAGGTGGTTTTCTTTATAATATCAAAAAGTGATAAACTAAGGATGTTGAATTGCATTGTCTGCCATGAGAATTTGATCCAGGCAAGTAAATTTGGTCACACTTACAGATTTAAAAGATATACTTCTACATGGACAAATATATAAATTGATTTTATCCCTAACAAGTAACAACTATTAAAATTTGAGTTGATCTCTAGAGTATTCTCTCCCATAAAAGAAATACCACATCTTGGTTGAATTGTGATTGGCTCAGCCCGCATCACAGAATACACCTAATAGGCACAATGAATAATAGTAAGATCTACAAAACTAGGAATTTGTAGATCATAATCATGTACAAGTTAAAATTGTCTTACTTCTTACCTTCCGCAGTAGGAGGATATGTCTTTTGAATAAGCTCGTGCTTCTTGCTTGTCTAACACCACAAGAGAAAAGAATAAACAAGATTTTAAGTGAATCCAGTAAATGTTACCATTTTTGAATTTACACAGATGGCAATACAGATCTTATCCTCATGGAATAGAAAATTTACCTgaacttttgaaaattcaagaatcaaatatctcttcaggTTTATGTGCTACAGACAATTTTGGAGGAACATTTGAATGGAAAATAATTCCCCGACTCTAATTAAAAATCTATACATTACTTAAATATGTACCAATATAAGTTTGACCgccgtttttttggttttagtgcCATTTGGGAGAGGGGATGATGAGCAGTACTCTTTCCagcaataaaatatttttattgaattatttttgaaacccttgatcaataagaaaattaagtagCCATTATACCCAACATTTTCAATAGCAGGGTAACTTGATTGTGATAATATTTTTCCATCCAATTGCAAAAACATATGATCCAAGACATTATTTTTTCCATCCAAAAtactaaggtttttttttttttcaggccaAACCCATGCAAGGAAAAGTTCAGGTTAAccagcattaaaaaaaaaaaaaaaccaaaaacttaAATTTTAGTAGAAAACTTTACTTGTATGTGACTTTTACCTGGAAACAAATGGAGATCGTTGCAAAAATTTAGGATATGTGTGTCGGTTTGAGCCTCAAGACATCCTTCCATCACTCCCACTCAGTATGACAAACTGAGGCAGTTTGCCAGTTCCTTCTAAACCCACAACTCTCTGCCTTCTACTTTCAATTTCTTACTTGATAAGATCCTCTTTTAAGGTAACTATCTAAATGCTACCCATTAAATAGATCattattatagaaaaaaaaaaaaacatgaaaatccaTGAACATGGGGTGAGAGAAAGGTGAGTGGGCAAAACacaaggtatcttaaaaaggGCAGCTTGCGAGGTCCTATCAAGTGACACTTAACAGCAACAGAAGGCAAGATTCATGACATGTTTACAAGTTCTAGGTCCACTTCAGTGTGTTGGCCTCAACTTGTATGGAAAACCCCACTGTATGTTGTCCTCCTTATATGACAGTTTCCTAAAAGAAATATGATTTAGGGAGAGTTAAGCAAACAGCCCTCACAACCAGTATTTGGGGTGCAAAGTGATTAGACTCCATTGGATTCAACAGAAGAATATTTCCCAAAAATTCAAATCTtggttataattttattttattttatttatttatttatttattattattattttttttttacttctgtCATTACATCCATTCTTCACAGGATCTTttgagggaaagactccagccaTACAATGGGGTAGGGGTTCTCCATGTTTGGCAACATATGATTGACCAAGACACAACTTTTTCTAACATAGATCCAAAAAGATTAATTGAATGCTGTTTAgctaattttatattaaatatcAGGAACATAATTTCTCCTTCAATTCCTATACAGTTTCTCCTTCAATTCCTATACAGCCTCTTGAATTTGGGACAACTCgtgtaaaatatttttcatcaaAACAAATGGAGAGTTTCGACAATTCTTTGATTCAAAGGTAGATGACTATGTAAATTGTAAGCAAAACCTGGGGATAAATTGGGTCAAAGGAATAGCTTCAATGTGAAAAAAGAGTGTCCAATGGAGAAAATTCAGTGGATTATGAAACTAGGTTTATAACAACAacacagccttatcccaacttaatgggattgGCTATTATGAAACTAGGTTTATAACAACAacacagccttatcccaacttaatgggattgGCTATTATGAAACTAGGTTTACCTAAAGGTGAAAGTAGTGACTAGTGAGAACCAGGCATTTTCACTTCTGGTCTGGTGGTATGGTGAGTCAAAAGGAAATAGGTTGATcatgaggaaaagaaaaggaaaatagagaaacaaaGGAGGAATTAGCAGTCTTAGCAGCACATGGACTGGCAGAGTTAAGGTTCTCCGGTTCAAGTTAAAGGTCATCTAGCTCATAAGGCTTCAATAACATTAAAAACTACGAATGTCTGGCATGGCTAATTCAAATTTCAACTATTACCTGACTTCCCTAACCAATTAGAAAACTGCTTCAATTAACAAAACCTATTTAAAAGTGAGATGACCAAATTCCAGGCTGATCGGAGGTGGACAGGATACTACAAcacccccatccccatccctttccccccaccccaccaaaaaaaaaaaaaaggaaaaaggaacaACAACCTGCACAACCATCATAAACAGCATGTTGCCATGTTATCCTCAGCTTGCTGATCCTACCATGCATCAAAATCATCTGACAGTTCTACACCCATGTCAACCCTGATAGCCATCACACTGTTCATCCTTTGGCAGGCTCAGACATTTTCTAGCATGATCTCCGGGATTTTTATCACGAAGAGAATGCTAAATCATTATTATGCTCGATGGATGTTCCTCAAAAGATGATTCTCTACCTCAAGGGGGTGTATCATAAGCATAAATTTCTAGGATACAAACAACAAAACAGGAACATCATGGCCCGTGGCTGGCATTAACTGGTAAGGTTAAAAGCacatatacaacaacaacaacaacaaaaaactcagccttatccaacATATACTGATATATAATGCATAAGAGCATGAATTAATAGATGCTCTGTCTAGTAAAGTAATTCAGAAAAAACCGTACCAATTGTCAGGTTGTCCCAATCATCCACTTTGATCCATTCTCGTCTAGTGGAATCTAACTGCATATTCAAAGTGCAACATATCAGCAACCTGGAAATGTGAACATTCTAAGCACAGGTGCCAGTGTGATTGGACTCAAGACCatttgtaggcttgtagcacaCAGTTGTTAACCAAACAAACATCAACCACCTAGGAAGATGAACATTCATGTGTGTTTGAAAGAAATTCAAACCATTTCTGCTAATATACTATAATGCACATTTCTGAACATAGATACAAGAACTGATCTGGGAAAGATTGAGGACTTCTCAAAATCCTTGACATGAATACTAATACGAGTATCCCATCTCAGAAACTCGTAGGATgtcttctctcttatttttttaaaggcTAATATCTTCTTTTCTGGCCTTAAAAACCACCAAAGTTCCATGAAACTCTAATATttacaaaattttattattgCAACAAAATAGGCtgctaaagattttttttttcattgagatCAGTAGTTAGAATGTGATAAGAAATGAGAAATTGTACTCAAGCATCCAAGCAATATCAGGCATTGGCACCAGTACCAGTATTTTATTGTCTCAACTTGAGTACGCTATGCATGTTCAGCATCCCGGCAACAGATTTAGCAAAATTTTAACATAAAAATTATCAGCTCTATCAAAAGATGAAAACTTTTGCAGCACAGAATTCATACCACTTAGAAAGGGAAACTAGGTCACTTAACATGAACCTATAAAACATGCATTTCTCCTCAAAAGAATGTCATGTAGAGTGAAGTTACTCATTCCTTATTCCAAGGGGGTCAAATTCCAGTACCAAAAATTACCTTCTCTAGAGTATAATCTTGCATCTTTTCACAGAGCCCATCCAAAAGTTCAACTACTCTCAGCTCGCTGACTCTATTTGGAATAAATGCTCAGTGGTTAGTCATTAACACATAGAAAGCAAATAGATCATAATAAAAAGCTCAATTTGGCACGAGATTTTACCAAACATTGAATTAACTTCTAAATTTGATGAAAACAATTCATATACAAAGTATACATCATAGAATATGTTCTTTACTAAGACATGTGAATAACATAATAAATACATTCCAGGGTGCCAACAATATCTAAAAAATGATTGTCAAACTAAAGGTACTAAAATTCTAGTTCTTCCTTGACTTCCAGCAAGCCCTTGAGTAAGGTGAAGGCTCTCAGTCCTTGAGAGTGATCAACTTAGCATGTTCCCTGAGATGGTGAAAGAGAATGGAGAAAGAAGGTCTGCTAACTGAAGCCCCCTGTCACAAAACTAAAGTGGATGGAAAGCTTGATATCCAAGaaacaacaataaaataaaagctgaaGAAAAGTTTTTAGAACCTGTATGTATTAAGATAAGTCGGCTAAGGCAAGACACCTGGAACACAATTTGAGCAAACACAAGTAGGAAATAATGGaataatcaaaatttatgtccaAGAGACACTCCAAAGCGACCATGTCAATTGTCTTGATTTGATCATCCACAAACGGGAGAAGCTTAAGAAAATGTTTCTGATACATTAGAGCATTATGATTTATGAATAGGTGGGAGAGATAACACACACTGATCAAATCTAGGAGAAAATGTTCTAAGACAGATGTAACTTGAGATGGTCTCTATGGAATAAAGCATAGGCAATCAAGAACCTAAACATTCATAGAGTGAGCATGGATGAGAAGGATGTTCCGACTTCTGAAGGACTAagctaaaaaaactagaaaagataaaaccAGTTTCACAACTAATTCTTTTATGTGAACTAAGGGGCAGCACCATTAGGCTACAAGACGTACAGTTAACTGAATGTTTGGTCACATCTAATGAAGAATAACAACTTCACCGATGAAAAGGATCAATGAAGGGCAACTTGAATGCTACAACCTGACAAGGGGAAGGCTAGAAGCCTAGAAAGGATTTGGATCAAGGAAAAGATCTCATGGCTTCCGATAATAGAATATGCCAGACAttgggaaggaggaagaaggttTGTGTAGTTGAACCCAGTAGTTGTAATAGGTTTAGCTAAGTCCAAAGTACAGTTAGATACAGCAAGATATGTGTAACTTCTAATCCATATAGATAGAAACCTAATAGCAGAAATTGAGAAAATATGTCTAACGAGACTTGATGTAAGCTCATTTGAGCAAGATAAACTATCGGAAACTTCAAGTGGTTGAAACAAATCTGTGGGACAAAAACAtggtattaaaaataaaaaatgttagaaCCAATCAAATCTGACAGATTATTGCGAGCTGAACTTCGATCTTTTTTCCTTGAtctcttttgccttttttttaatttacgtAAGAAAAGATTGAAGTAATACCTGTAATCAATTAACTTTCCTCTGCGTTGGCCTTTAGAGTCTAAACGATGTCTCATATCTAAATGGTTCCTTGGTTTCTCCTACAAGAAGTATGAAACAATGGACACCCAGTAAGTAAAACCATACACAAAAAACATTTGAACACAAAGGATTtccacttctcttttttttttttttttggtggggggggatATTTTCCATCTGAATGTAAACTAATGGGcagatattgatatttttacatGTTTATGGAATCTGAGATTCTTTTCCAAGATTCACTATACCTATCCTCAGTGGTAAATTTAAGAGGGTAATGactgaaggggaaaaaaaatggttaaaagGATCCATACAGGTCTTCTATTCTTTTCTATCTGTATATCTGCTCCCTCTGTCTACACCTCATACCATAACCAAAACAAGCTATTACAATCCTACCAACTTACACACAGAAGAGAAGCAACAGGAAAAGAAGCAAGTTCATCAAAGTCCAAGTATTTTCAAATCCTTTGCTTTGTTTCTCTCACCACTATCATCTGTAGCAAGTTATCtatgaaaataacaaaaagtTCAGTCACTGCAAGAAATTTATTCATGTTATTTACCTTTCTTTTACTACTAGACACCATGTTTGTTAAGATATGTACCGTGGTACATTAGTGGTAAGTGGCTGTCACAATAAAATGGATTTTCCCGATCATATTGTGAGTTAGTTTAGTTAGTAGTTGATCTTAGGTTAAGTCTAGTTTGagtattattttatttcctattgTAACTGTACAACTACCTATTTGTTTCTTCATATTCCACATAAGATGGCATGCAAAGAACACAAATCCTTCCATCCATTGGAATGGGTTTGAACTCCATTGAGAGATGAGAGACGAGAGATGAGAGACTCAATGATGGTAAGACATGATATAAGGGTTGGATTTTTAGGATCTTAAGAATAAAGGACTCCAAGAAGTATGTGCGCACATATCTGTGTAAAAATAAAGCCGGCTTGAAACCAACTGGCTATGAAGGTCAATTCTTTTTTCCAGAAGAAACTTAGCAACTAATTTTAGTTGAATCAATTAAAGAAACTGGTCACATTAAGTTACAATGTGTTACATGTACACCACTATATAGCAACAAGATAAGAACATTGAAGCACCATCCAACAGTAAGTGACTAAGTGCCTGTGATGGCCAGGTCAACTGACAATAGAGAAGTGAAGTAAGAGGGTAAATGATAAAATTCTTACCTTTGAAAGTCCAAGCTCCAGCTCCTCCTGCAAATAGTTCAGTAAGGGAATCAGATTCTTAACTTCAATGTGCATATATTCAAGATTAAGCTTAAAATGTTCAAAAGACTTCCACATTAATTTCCAGAATGGTCCTCGTACCAAACCTACCCACTAGAGAAAAAGGTTCATATCCAAGAGTGTCAAACCAAGTTTTCTCCTTACAGAATTACAATATGCCACGCAAGGTGCTCTTTGTCAAAGCACATTGTGCGAAATAGAGCTTGCAACATTGTGATTAAAACTTGGAATtgagcttgaaaaaaaaaaaaggcaagcaTACTATTTATTCATTAGAAAAATATCAATAAAAGAGAAGTTTTTCGAGTATCAAAAGACTTCACCATGTCCTAGCTCCCAATAATCAAGCCAGAATTACGTCCAGGAATTAAAGATGCGGTCAACTACCCGAACCCCACCCAAACCttcaaagaaagaggaaaaataaaggggaaaagTAGAACTACCCAGTTCAAGCAAAGCGATCAAAAAAATGAATTCAGCTTTTCTGTAAGAAACTTAAATACCTAAAGGTTGCGAGTTGCTAGTTGCTAGTTGCGACTTGAAAGAACAACGAAAATGAGAAAACATAATTTCGCTTCGAGGACTGGTCAGGATTATCACAACTTAAGGTAGAACCATCTGATATCATAGAAATTctgggaaaagaaagagaaatgagaTATCCTTACCGCAATTGCATTGCAAGCTGAACATTTATCATCGATGCAAGCAACGGAGACGAAAATCACGAAAATGGTGACGACCCACACCAGGGATCTTggagtttttcttttctccattttcctcTCTCTGCTTGTATTCTCTGCGGACTGCCAGAGTCTCTAATTTCTTGAGACTCATGCCTTGACATATTTATAGAGGAAGGTGAAAatgtccttttttcttttcttctttttcctcctccttttttcctttttcttattctttctcttttttttttttttcgggtaaGATGGAAAGTGAAAATGTCACCCTGGCAGCCACACCCGGCGAGGCGGCAACTCAATTGGAAGGAGGAACTGAGAAAGTATTCCGGGGGTGCTTCCGTACATACAATGAATGGaaggtgttaattggttcggtatcggtttaaatggtgcagattggtttggttcacatttatttgactaaaatcataatcgcaccatttactaaacggttccattttctgaaaccgtgaccatttagtaaatgattttagtttcgatttattccatacggtttatgaaacggttcacaatcggtttgttataacttgcaacatCTCTAAACTAAAGATCATAAGCttgtcaaaaaataattggcaaccacaaataagagactctatattaacgatggtatgtcttaatttgataatctagtgctatttctttgcatgatcATTCTGAAACatatagaactaatatcatacaacatccgaatccagccttctacaacataaaatattaaaatgacaggtgatttttgccaaaacaccccatttgtgataacataataacatatatggattacaagtttatgatctaaagcctaaacttgaactaaattgcaataaatcataccaaagtatgatgggcacttaatttaattttatacgGATTACTAtccctgctttatttaattgttatatagattaatcggatcggtttaaacggtttaaatggttcgatttaaacggttttaatttggtttgaaatcAATGGTTTTTGCGgttaaaaccaacccaacccatttagttaatcggcctgaaacttgaaaccataaccgcaccatttactaaacggttttgcagttttggtgtaaatggatcgattcgatttcggtaatcgataaacggtttcggttacaaattcacattctTAACTTAGAATGAATACAAAAAGGGTTATAAACTCTCATTCTCATGCCTCTTCCTATTTACAAAAAATTCCCAGTAATAAGCTCTCATCACAACGAAACAAATTTGGATGCTGCCTAAGTTGTAGCAAGGTTTGCTGGCAGCCAATGGagtggaataattcactttcccctttgattcacaaatacccttctaggttttagtattttatAATACACCCCTCTAGATTCTATTTCATT includes the following:
- the LOC122074889 gene encoding protein canopy-1, producing MEKRKTPRSLVWVVTIFVIFVSVACIDDKCSACNAIAEELELGLSKEKPRNHLDMRHRLDSKGQRRGKLIDYRVSELRVVELLDGLCEKMQDYTLEKLDSTRREWIKVDDWDNLTIDKQEARAYSKDISSYCGRLLEETEDELAELIKKGSVRTGEVSKVLCQDLSKHCSETSNSHLPEYEDDEESDGDL